A region of the Methanobrevibacter ruminantium M1 genome:
ATTAGATAAAATTAGATAAAATAAGATAAAAAAAGATAAAAATGTTAAAAAAAAGTTAAAAATGTTAAAAAAAAGTTAAAAATGTTAAAAAAAAGTTAAAAATTTAAAAATATAAAAAGAAATAATTTGAAAAAAGATTAGATGAAATAAATCATCTAATCTCGGACCCTTTCAAATTATAATAACAAGTTCAATGGGTGTGCTTCAATAGGTTCGGTACCGATATCTCTTGCTGCTTCAGCAATCATAATATCTGCCATACCACATGCTGGGAATGCGAGTCTTGAGTTTTCGATAGGACCGAAAAGTACGAAGTCTCCACCAGCCATTTGTTGTACGATGTTAGAACCTATATCACATACAGGCCATGCTTCTTTGTGTTCTTTTTTGTATTGTCTTAACCAATCCCATGCGGAAGGTACGTTGTGAATACCGGAACCTACAGGGTATCCCCATTTAGCTTTTACAGCGTAGGAAGTTCTTACTGCAGGACCTGCACCTTGACCTAAAGGAGTAACTGCTACGTCCATCCAAGGTTTGGTAATACCACATCTTTCTGCCATTTCGAGAATACCTTCGTCGATAACAGATCCACCGGTTTCCCAGATTTCGAGTTTACCAGGTACACCAGGGGTCATTGGGTTGAAACCTAAGAGAATGGATGCGTCGATGTCAGAGTTAGCTACAGCTTCGATTTCTCCAGCTTCTGCTGCCATACTTAAGGAGTTGTATACAGCTCTTTCAGCTAATCCTGCTTCTTGTACGTATTCTACACCTGCAATCTTTGCAGCTGCAGCAGTTGAGTCGATAAGGAAAGGTTTGTCACAGATGTCCCCTACAAATTCTAAGTATTTAACCATAGCTTCTGCAGTAGCACCGAAAGTTTGTACAACACAAGGGTTTCCGGTTACATCAGACATTTCTTCCATTGTTTTAATTAATCCTTCAGCAGCGTCTTTATCAAAGTCTCCTGCTTTTTCATCACTAATAATTTTGTGTCCGCCGTAAAAGATAGTTCCTGCTAAAACGGTAGGGTATTCTCCAGGTTGTCCTCCCATTTTTACTCCAGCAATATCTACGACGAGTTGTTCTTTATCAAATCTAAACATTTATAATCCTCCAATTTAGACTAAGCTTGTAAGCATAGTACTCATTGCACTTACCAAACCAAATTCAATAGATACTATTAAAATTACAAGACCTAAAATAATACCATATAAAATACCAATATCTCTACCGTTTTGTTGTCCTAAACGTTGGAAGTATTCACCAACAGCGAATTCTACTTTTTCTTCAGCTTCATCCAATTTATTAATTGCAGCTGCCATATCATCGGTAGATACAATAATTTGAGGTACTGATTCTTCTTCAGACATTTATAACACCTC
Encoded here:
- the mtrH gene encoding tetrahydromethanopterin S-methyltransferase subunit H is translated as MFRFDKEQLVVDIAGVKMGGQPGEYPTVLAGTIFYGGHKIISDEKAGDFDKDAAEGLIKTMEEMSDVTGNPCVVQTFGATAEAMVKYLEFVGDICDKPFLIDSTAAAAKIAGVEYVQEAGLAERAVYNSLSMAAEAGEIEAVANSDIDASILLGFNPMTPGVPGKLEIWETGGSVIDEGILEMAERCGITKPWMDVAVTPLGQGAGPAVRTSYAVKAKWGYPVGSGIHNVPSAWDWLRQYKKEHKEAWPVCDIGSNIVQQMAGGDFVLFGPIENSRLAFPACGMADIMIAEAARDIGTEPIEAHPLNLLL
- the mtrG gene encoding tetrahydromethanopterin S-methyltransferase subunit MtrG, producing MSEEESVPQIIVSTDDMAAAINKLDEAEEKVEFAVGEYFQRLGQQNGRDIGILYGIILGLVILIVSIEFGLVSAMSTMLTSLV